In Primulina eburnea isolate SZY01 chromosome 3, ASM2296580v1, whole genome shotgun sequence, one DNA window encodes the following:
- the LOC140826182 gene encoding aspartic proteinase PCS1, translated as MKIHSTFSFTAFLILLQTRIILFGSAEPMRIHRSNSTRVLVLPLKIQEIPSVPSKLPFTHNVTLTISLSVGTPPQNVTMVLDTGSELSWLQCNATRVNQPVFEPTRSVSYSPIACSSPTCTIRTQDFSIPASCDSKNLCHAILSYADASSSEGTLSTDTFIIAGSNFSSTIFGCMDSGFSSNPDEDGKTTGLMGMNRGALSFVSQMEFKRFSYCISGSDFPGILLFGDSNFTWLVTLNYTPLIQISNPLPYFNRVAYTVQLEGIKVSDKALQLPKYVFEPDHTGAGQTMVDSGTQFTFLLGPAYTALRNEFVNQTTNILRVFEDPNFVFQGAFDLCFRVPSNSTYLPELPSVSLLFHGAEITVSRQQLLYRVPGEVREIDSIHCFTFGNSDLLGVEAYIIGHHHQQNVWMEFDLENSRIGVASVRCDEAGQRFGVHR; from the coding sequence ATGAAGATCCACTCAACCTTCTCCTTCACTGCGTTTCTCATACTGCTCCAGACCCGAATAATCCTTTTCGGGTCGGCTGAACCAATGCGCATTCACAGATCAAATTCAACCAGAGTCCTCGTCTTGCCACTGAAAATCCAAGAGATCCCATCTGTCCCGAGCAAGCTTCCCTTCACCCACAACGTCACTCTCACGATTTCACTGTCTGTCGGCACGCCTCCGCAGAACGTAACCATGGTGCTCGACACAGGCAGCGAGCTCTCATGGCTGCAATGCAACGCGACCCGGGTAAACCAACCCGTTTTCGAGCCGACCCGATCGGTTTCTTACTCTCCAATCGCTTGTTCTTCGCCTACGTGCACGATCCGAACTCAAGATTTCTCCATACCCGCGTCGTGCGATTCCAAGAATCTTTGCCACGCCATTCTGTCGTACGCGGACGCATCGTCTTCTGAAGGAACTTTGTCGACGGACACTTTTATCATCGCCGGGTCGAATTTCTCCAGCACCATTTTTGGGTGCATGGATTCGGGGTTCAGCAGCAATCCGGATGAGGATGGGAAGACCACCGGGTTGATGGGCATGAATCGTGGCGCTCTCTCTTTCGTCTCCCAAATGGAATTCAAGAGATTCTCGTACTGCATTTCGGGCTCGGATTTTCCCGGTATTCTACTCTTCGGAGACTCCAATTTCACTTGGCTTGTGACCTTGAACTACACCCCTTTGATCCAAATTTCCAACCCGCTGCCATATTTCAACAGGGTGGCGTACACAGTCCAGCTCGAAGGCATCAAGGTCTCGGATAAGGCGCTCCAGCTACCAAAGTACGTATTCGAACCAGACCACACCGGAGCAGGGCAAACAATGGTCGACTCAGGTACCCAGTTCACTTTCCTCCTCGGCCCAGCTTACACTGCTCTGAGAAACGAATTCGTGAACCAAACCACCAACATCCTGCGGGTTTTCGAGGACCCGAACTTCGTGTTCCAGGGGGCGTTCGACTTATGCTTCCGGGTACCATCAAACTCGACTTATTTACCCGAACTTCCATCAGTGAGCCTACTGTTTCATGGGGCGGAGATCACAGTCTCGAGGCAGCAGCTGCTGTATCGGGTCCCGGGAGAAGTGCGGGAGATTGATTCGATACACTGCTTCACGTTTGGCAACTCGGATCTGCTGGGGGTGGAGGCTTACATCATCGGGCATCATCATCAACAGAATGTGTGGATGGAATTTGATCTGGAAAATTCAAGAATCGGCGTTGCTTCAGTGCGATGCGATGAAGCAGGACAAAGATTTGGTGTTCATCGTTAA
- the LOC140828191 gene encoding uncharacterized protein, which translates to MSSPTEINRVDFLYKKRKMLAEPVGVPRPKHVRWSQVLEYIDPSSESDPIVDPKKMGGEYIRHSNLDSTMLTCNEDKTDPGYSKTRASNEPGSAFSGSIECRSVTKPTSSESETLSDHEAELLGFGSLSEFGYPDYEYKELEHLLLSSGIDPSDYILSSGDQDGGKKLTIDEEFEECFSMLML; encoded by the exons ATGAGCAGCCCGACTGAAATAAACAG GGTAGATTTCTTGtacaagaaaagaaaaatgctGGCTGAACCAGTTGGAGTGCCTCGGCCAAAACATGTGCGCTGGAGTCAAGTTCTCGAATATATTGATCCTTCTTCTGAATCTGATCCCATCGTGGATCCCAAGAAAATGGGCGGCGAATATATTAGACACAGCAACTTAGACTCTACCATGTTGACATGTAATGAGGATAAAACCGATCCCGGATATTCGAAAACTCGAGCATCTAACGAACCTGGTTCTGCGTTTTCTGGGAGCATAGAATGCAGATCAGTAACAAAACCGACTTCCAGTGAATCAGAGACGTTATCCGACCACGAGGCGGAGCTCCTAGGATTCGGAAGCCTTTCGGAATTCGGGTACCCGGATTATGAGTATAAAGAACTTGAGCATCTGCTTCTCTCGAGTGGCATAGATCCCAGTGATTATATTCTTTCCTCTGGTGATCAAG ATGGTGGCAAGAAACTAACAATCGATGAGGAATTTGAAGAGTGTTTTTCTATGCTTATGCTGTAG